One window from the genome of Pseudonocardia hierapolitana encodes:
- a CDS encoding TetR/AcrR family transcriptional regulator, whose protein sequence is MAAAGEGGTTVAQRERDSAGAPPVEAPDHRKGSRRRGEKLYSAIYEATLAELVDVGYADLTMKGIAQRAGASKGSLYRRWSGRAELVVDAVQHAVPVALEVPDVGSVRDDVLGFLRRIATVLNGPIGVAVRGLLVETVEDPELSAVVRARFIEPVTASMLEALRRGVVRGEVRPAALTPLVANVGPSVLREHFLLRGGPIPDALLVDIVDTVVVPLTRA, encoded by the coding sequence ATGGCAGCGGCGGGCGAGGGTGGGACCACGGTTGCGCAGCGCGAGCGTGATTCCGCTGGCGCGCCGCCCGTCGAAGCGCCCGATCACCGCAAGGGGTCCCGGCGGCGGGGAGAGAAGCTGTACTCCGCCATCTACGAGGCCACCCTGGCCGAGCTCGTGGACGTCGGGTACGCCGACCTGACCATGAAGGGCATCGCCCAGCGGGCCGGTGCGAGCAAGGGGTCGCTGTATCGCCGCTGGTCCGGTCGCGCCGAACTCGTGGTGGACGCGGTGCAGCACGCGGTGCCGGTGGCGCTGGAGGTTCCCGACGTCGGCAGCGTCCGCGACGACGTGCTCGGTTTCCTGCGCCGGATCGCCACCGTGTTGAACGGGCCGATCGGCGTGGCCGTGCGCGGCCTGCTGGTCGAGACGGTGGAGGATCCGGAGCTGAGCGCCGTCGTCCGGGCGAGGTTCATCGAGCCGGTGACCGCGAGCATGCTCGAGGCGTTGCGGCGCGGCGTCGTTCGCGGCGAGGTGCGGCCGGCGGCGCTCACCCCGCTCGTGGCGAACGTGGGCCCCTCCGTGCTCCGCGAGCATTTCCTGCTGCGCGGTGGCCCGATCCCGGACGCGCTGCTGGTCGACATCGTGGACACCGTCGTCGTCCCGCTGACGCGCGCCTGA
- a CDS encoding DHA2 family efflux MFS transporter permease subunit, translating to MTETASRATPSTGRAGERTQEAAGASPARGEPPDTGRSWVVSLLVLIVGMFMSVLDVTIVNVAIPAIQDDLGTTTEDVLWIATAYTLTLGVVVPLSSWLGDRFGLSRVYMATLLGFAAGSALCGLAWNLDSLIAFRVVQAVPGGIMPVVTLTMVYQIVPREKIGIAMGMYGLGIVFAPAVGPVLGGYLVENADWRLIFFINVPIGILGLVAAYLLLPDSGRGPRRPFDLLGFLTIGSGLFAILLALHEGEDWGWTSYPVLMLITFGLLGLALFVLIELEVAHPLLDVRVFRHWAFTNSLLLLSILTIGLFSVLFYVPVFLQQGQGLTAFEAGGRILPQALVVAVMMPLSGRLYDKIGARPLAITGFAISAYGTYLLCGINPDMTRGDVVVWTCVRAAGMGMAMMPVMTAGIASLPKEKVNEGSALNNVTRQVAGAMGLAVLTAMASGRQAQAMADRAALLPAATTELPALGLAGGDVIGMYAFVQRTQLDALASSYSDVFLVTALVTLLGALLAIPLRAGPANGHAGAPPEL from the coding sequence ATGACGGAGACAGCGAGCCGAGCGACGCCCTCCACGGGCCGGGCGGGCGAACGAACGCAGGAAGCAGCGGGCGCGTCGCCGGCACGAGGGGAGCCGCCCGACACGGGCCGGTCGTGGGTGGTGTCGCTGCTGGTGCTGATCGTCGGGATGTTCATGTCCGTACTGGACGTGACGATCGTGAACGTGGCGATCCCGGCCATTCAGGACGACCTCGGCACCACCACCGAGGACGTGCTCTGGATCGCCACCGCCTACACCCTCACCTTGGGCGTGGTTGTTCCGCTGAGCAGCTGGCTCGGTGACCGCTTCGGGCTGAGCCGGGTCTACATGGCGACGCTGCTCGGCTTCGCGGCCGGCTCCGCGTTGTGCGGCCTGGCCTGGAACCTGGACAGCCTCATCGCGTTCCGCGTGGTGCAGGCGGTGCCCGGCGGGATCATGCCGGTGGTCACCTTGACGATGGTGTACCAGATCGTGCCGCGGGAGAAGATCGGCATCGCGATGGGCATGTACGGGCTCGGCATCGTGTTCGCGCCCGCGGTCGGCCCGGTGCTGGGCGGCTACCTCGTCGAGAACGCCGACTGGCGGCTGATCTTCTTCATCAACGTGCCGATCGGCATCCTCGGCCTCGTGGCCGCGTACCTGCTGCTACCGGACTCGGGGCGCGGGCCGCGCCGCCCGTTCGACCTGCTCGGCTTCCTCACGATCGGGTCCGGCCTCTTCGCCATCCTCCTCGCCCTCCACGAAGGCGAGGACTGGGGCTGGACGTCCTACCCGGTGCTGATGCTGATCACGTTCGGGCTGCTCGGCCTCGCCCTGTTCGTGCTGATCGAGCTGGAGGTGGCGCACCCGCTGCTGGACGTGCGGGTGTTCCGCCACTGGGCGTTCACCAACTCACTGCTCCTGCTGTCCATCCTGACCATCGGGCTGTTCTCGGTGCTGTTCTACGTACCCGTGTTCCTGCAGCAGGGCCAGGGGCTGACAGCGTTCGAGGCGGGGGGGCGGATCCTGCCCCAGGCACTGGTGGTGGCGGTGATGATGCCGCTCTCCGGCCGGCTCTACGACAAGATCGGCGCCCGCCCACTGGCGATCACCGGCTTCGCGATCTCCGCCTACGGCACCTACCTGCTCTGCGGCATCAACCCCGACATGACACGCGGCGACGTGGTGGTGTGGACCTGCGTGCGCGCTGCCGGCATGGGCATGGCGATGATGCCGGTGATGACCGCCGGCATCGCCAGTCTCCCCAAGGAGAAGGTGAACGAGGGCAGCGCGCTCAACAACGTCACCCGCCAGGTGGCGGGCGCGATGGGCCTGGCCGTCCTGACCGCGATGGCGAGCGGGCGACAGGCCCAGGCGATGGCCGACCGCGCCGCGCTGCTGCCGGCCGCCACCACCGAACTACCCGCGCTCGGCCTCGCAGGCGGCGACGTCATCGGCATGTACGCCTTCGTGCAACGCACCCAGCTCGACGCACTGGCCTCCTCCTACAGCGACGTCTTCCTGGTGACCGCGCTGGTCACCCTGCTCGGCGCGCTGCTCGCGATTCCGCTGCGCGCCGGGCCGGCGAACGGACACGCAGGGGCACCACCCGAGCTGTGA